The Hymenobacter sp. DG25A nucleotide sequence CCACAATCTGGGTAGGCATAAAGCTGGGGCCGCCGGGCTCCAGCAGGGCCGTAAACGAGCAGGCAAAGCCGGGCATGGGGTGGCTACTTAGCGGCGCTCAGGTTGCTGGGGCCGGCCAGGCTCAGCTCACGGGCCACCTGAAAGGTGAAAGTCTCCGTGGCGGCTTCGTCTATGCGGCGCTGCATAATGCGCAGGTGGGTGGCGTCGGTGCCGGGCAGAATGGCCACATCGGCGCCAGTACCGGAAGCGCCATCATAGCTGCGGAAACCGGTTATCCAGCCGGCCGGGTAGCCGGCGCGCTTGGCTTTGGCCGCGTCTATCACATCGGGCTTGCCGGGAAACGAGCCCAGGTCTACTTCCTTGGTTTCCTTGCCCTGCAGCTTGAGGAAGGCTTGGGTGCGAGCCGGCTGCGCACCCGCTACGGGCTTAAAGCGCAGAGACAGGCGTACGTCTTCTACGGCGGGCGCTGCCGGGGTAGCAGCCGGCGCGGCCGGGGCTTGTCCAGCGGGAGCGGTGGCCGTGGCATCGGCTGCGGTGGTGTCGGCGTTGGTGGTTTGGGCCGGAGTCGCGGTGGTGGGTTGCTCGGCGGGCTGGGTGGTTTGGTTGCAGGCAGAGAGCAGCGCCACGCTCAGCAGCGGCAAAAGAAAGCGTTTCATCAGCAAACAGGAGAAAAGGCAGGGGTTGGGTTACAGCGTAAGAATACGCATAATTTTGGCCCGTTAGTACCTCTGCCGCCCTAGGAAACCTTTTAGACCGTATCCGGCTTATACAGCATCCTAATCCGACTCTACCTGATGAAAAAGATAACCGTTGAAATCTGGTCTGATATCCTCTGCCCGTTCTGCTACATTGGCAAGCGGCGCCTGGAAACAGCCATGGCCCGCTTCCCACAGCGCGACCTGATAGAAGTGAAATGGCGCAGCTTTGAGCTGGACCCTGCAGCTAACCCCACGCCCGGCGTAAACCAGTACACGCTGCTGGCCGCCAAGTACGGCAAGAGCGAAAGCTGGGCCCGGGAAATGAGCGCCAACATGACGCAGATGGCCGCCGCCGAAGGGCTGGCTTTCGACTTCGACCGGTTGGTGCCCACTAACTCCCTGCGGGCCCACCGCCTGATTCACCTGGCCAGCCAGCACGGTAAGCAGGATGCCGCCGAAGAGCGCCTGTTTAAAGCCTATTTGGAAGAGGGTCTCGATATCAATGACACCGCCACGCTCACGCGCCTGGCAGCCGAGCTGCAGCTGCCCGCTGCCGAGGTAGAGCAACTGCTGCAGTCCGATAACTTCACTGAGGAAGTGCGCCACGATGAGTACCAGGCCCGCCAGCTGGGGGTGCGCGGTGTGCCCTACTTCGTCTTCGACGACAAGTATGCAGTATCTGGCGCGCAACCCGCCGAGCTGTTTGAGGAAGTGCTGCAGAAAGTGTGGGAAGAAGCCCGCCCGCAGCCCGTGCAGCTGGCCGGTGCCGAAGGCGCGGCTTGCGACCTGGAAAGCGGCACCTGCTAAATCCGTCGCGCTCCTGCCGCATAAAAAAGGCCGCCCCGTAAGGAGGCGGCCTTTTTTATGCGGCCTTTTCCGCCTACAGCAACCCGGAGAGAATATTGATGCTCAGGGCCAGCACGGCCGTGTTGAAGCCAAAGGAAAGCAGGCTATGATAGAGCACCAGCTGGCGCATGCGCAGCGTGCTCACGCCCGTATCCGAGGTTTGGGCCGTCATGCCGATAACGAAGGCGAAATAGGCAAAGTCCCAGTAGGTAGTGGGGGGCTCGCCGGAGAACTCCAGCCCACCCATCTGCACATGGGGCGGCCACAGGCTTTTGCTGAAATAGATATGGGCGTAGCGCAGGGTAAAAAGCGTGTGCAGCAGCAGCCAGGAAGTAAGCACGGCCACCACTGAAACCAGAATATGCTCCACCCGTTCCTCATAGTCCATAGCCTCCAGCCCGCGCAGCAGCAGCAGTACAGCCGCCAGGCTGGCCGTGGAGCCCAACAGCGTAATAAACAGCATCACAAAGCGGGTGCGGTCAGGGTGTATCAGCGAGGCGGCCTGCCGGATGTAGGCAGTATTGGCCTGAGCCATGGTGTACCAGGTCAGCAGCAGAATGCTCACAATAAATCCGTCCCAGGCCAGCATCAGCTGGGTATTGAGGGGAAAATCGGGTGGGGCCCACCAGAAGGCCGAGGCCCCGCCGCCCAGGGCTAGTACCAGCCGGATGATGCGCGCCCGCCAGCTGATGAGAGGGCGCACGGTATCAACAGGCGCAGGGGAGGTAGTAACATCCATAACCGCAATGCCGCTGGAGTGCTACGGAAGATACCCAAAGATTGGGGCAACCTGAAGCTCAAATGCTGTTTTTTTACCTCCCGAGTAAGGCCAGAGGGCGGCTTTCAAAGGTCTCTCGCCCTAAGGCAGCAGGCTATCCGGCAACCCGGAAAACACCCGAACCGGAGAGTGAAAGCCGCCCCACCCCCGCGCAAGCAGGGCGTTTAGGTAAGGCGCAGAAGGGCGGTAATTTACTTGCGGCAGTAGTACCAGCCCCGGGCCAGTGGGCCCGCTGTCTGTGGAATGCGCATACGCAGCAAAGCCGGAGAGAATATGCTTTTTAACGCTCCCGGAATCAACTAATATTCCGGAAATTATTCAAGCCCCCTGCTCCATTATCCGGCCATCACGCCCTAAGCTGCAGTAAGTGTTGGCTTGTGTTTATTATAATATTTATTAGTAAATTGATATATAAACATTGGTCCGGTATTTATTTCTGCCGGTGCTCCCTGCCGCCTGCCGTCTGGCAGTCCTGTTATGCTGGCCGCTCCGGCCTGTTTACTCTGGTTATTGCTCTGGTATATGTTAATGGAAAAAAACCGCGTGCTGCCCCCTATCAGCATGCGAGGAGAGATTCTGCAGCCCCAGGATGCGGGCTACGCCGCGGCCTGCCACATCTACAACGGCATGATTGACAAGCACCCGGCCATGCTGGTACGCTGCGCCGATGTAGCCGACGTTATTTCGGCCGTGAACTATGCCCGCGAAGAAGGCATGCTGCTGGCCATCCGGGGCGGCGGACACAGCGGGGCGGGTCTGGGTATGTGCAATGATGGGATGGTCATCGACCTGAGCCTGATGCGCGGCATTCATGTAGACCCCGAAGCGCGCACCGTGCTGGTAGAGGGCGGCTGCACCCTCGGCGACGTAGACCACGCCACGCACGCTTTTGGGCTGGCCCTGCCCGGGGGCATAATTTCCACTACCGGGGTGGCCGGCCTCACGCTGGGCGGCGGGCTGGGCTACCTCACCCGCCAGTACGGCCTCACCATCGACAGCCTGCTGGAAGCCGATGTGGTGCTGGCCAATGGCCACCTGGTGAAGGCCTCCGCGGAGCACAACCCCGATTTATTCTGGGCCCTGCGCGGCGGCGGTGGCAATTTTGGGGTAGTAACATCCTTCCTGTTCCGAGTGCACCCCGCGGATAACGTGGTGGCCGGGCCCATGCTCTGGCCTATGGAAGATGCCCCCGAGGTACTGCGCTGGTACGGCCAGTTCATTAAAACGGCCCCGGAAACCATCAACGGTTTTTTTGCCTTCCTCACGGTGCCGCCCGCCGCGCCCTTCCCCGAGCACCTGCACCTGAAGAAGATGTGCGGCATTGTGTGGTGCTACACCGGCCCGCCCTCTGGGGCGGAGGCGGCCCTGCAACCGGCCCGTAAATTCAAAACTCCGGCCCTGGATATGGTGGGCACGCTGCCCATGCCGGCGCTGCAAAGTATGTTCGATGGCCTTTACCCGCCCGGCCTGCGCTGGTACTGGAAGGCCGATTTCGTGGACGAGCTGCCGGAGGAGGCCATTGCCGAGCACGTGCGCTTTGGCAACCTGCTGCCTACCATGCACTCCAGCATGCACCTGTACCCCATCAATGGCGCGGCCGCCCGCGTAGGCCGCCACGATACGGCCTGGAACTTCCGGGATACTACCTGGTCTATGGTGATTGTGGGCGTAGACCCCGACCCGCGCAACGATGAAAAGATTATGGCCTGGGCCCGGGCCTACTGGGATGCCCTGCACCCCTACGCGGCGGGCGGCGCCTACGTTAATTTTATGATGGAAGAAGGGGATGAGCGAATCCGGGACACGTACGGCGCCAACTACCCCCGGCTGGCCAAAGTCAAGGCTCAGTACGACCCGCAGAATCTGTTCCGGGTAAACCAGAATATTAAGCCCGCCGAGCGGGAGCATATTTTCACCTGAGGTTTTTTTGGGTGAAAAGCAATAGAAAAGCCCCGGCATGCGCCGGGGCTTTTCTATTACGCTGCTCTAATAAGAGTAACTTCTTACGGATGAGCCTGGGCAGCCTTCTCAATGGCCTTCTCAATGGCCTGCGCTTCGGCCAGGGTCATCGGTTCTGGCCTTCCGCCTCTATGGTATTTAGCCCCTTTTCAGGCCCTGGTTGATGGTGGTTTGGGCGAAGCAGCCGGTGGCCAGCAGGCTTAGCAGGCCAAGGTGTATAGCTCGGAACATACAAGGGAAAGCGGTAATAATGGCGCCCAGATCTTTGCGCCTTAGCGCGCCAGATTAAAAGTCAGCTTGGGCTGCAGCGAGTTATCAGGCCCGTACAGGCGCAACTCGTCGCCGGTTATTTCATAGCGCACGGTTTGGGTCAGGCCACTCAGGTAGCGATACTCCAGCGCCTGGGCCGGGCAGGTGCCTCTCGTCGACATCTGCCCGCTGATGGTTAGGGTGCCCTGCGTGCTGCCCAGCGTATAGGTGCCCCCATAAGTATTGCATGGGGCCAGGCCACTGGTTTTATGATCAGCAGAGGCAAACTCCAAGTAGGAGCGGGCCGACAATGAATAGCTTGGTGTAGGCACTGGCGTTTCCTCTACCTGCACCAGCATCCAGCGGTTGTTCTCCAGGCGGGGAGCCGGCTCGGCATTCTTTTCTAACCGCTGGCAGGAGGCCAGCAAACTCAGCAGGCAAAATACAGAAAGAGCGAAGCGCATAGAGTAAGAGTGTCTGATGTACAGGCAGAAGAGTCCCACTACCCCCGAAAAGGTTGTCATCTGTCAGCAAAAAACTCTTGAGGCGGACAAGCGCACCCCGACAGCTTCCCGGCTCAGTGCGCCCGCGTCCAGACCACGGTGCGGCCCAGCAGGGAAATGCCGAGGTAGCCGCGCACCACCAGCGTGTTGGCATTGCGCAGCTTCAGAATGCAGGAGTAGGTGTTGCCGCTATTGGGGTCGTAGATGGTGCCGTCTTTCCAGCTGCCCTGGCCATCGTAGCGGAAGTTTTGCAGGATGACTACGCCCAGTATTGGGCGGGTGCGCAGCTTGGGGTCGGGGTTGTGGGTATCGAGGCGGCGGGGTTTGGTGGGGCCTGCTACTTTGCCGTAGAAGCGCCCCTGGTGCTCGTAAATTTCCAGTGTGCCGCGCTTATCGGCCGGCTGCCAGCGGCCCACAATGGCCTTGGCAGTCGGTGTGCTTTCGGCTCCGCCAAATGCCAGGAACCACAAAAGAAGAAACAGGTGCATGCGAAAGGAAATCCGGATAAAGCAGCTGGCGGTATGCTGCTGCCAGTCCTTCTACGCAGCGCATGGCCGGCCGGTGCAAGTAGCACCAGGTTAACGGCAGCAACTTCACGTAGCTCATCATATCCGGCCCGGAACCAGCCCGTTCGTACACGGCACGGATGCGGCTGTTCTGGGTAAACACGCTGAGGGTGAGCCAGCAGCACTACACGGCTAGCAGAGCGTGCCGGGCGGCCTCTACATCACTATAGCCCACGGCCAGGCCACCGGGAATCTGGATCAGGGCTTCCTGCGTGGAGCGCCGGCTGAAGTAGTCCCGGGCGTACACCACCACAAACCGCTGCATGCCGGCCGCCACTGCCGTGGGGTACCACTCGTTGGCAAACCAGCTGGCCTGGCTCACCCAAATGCCCTGAATAGCCTCGTGGTTATCGAGCAGGCGGGAGCAGCGCTCCTGGTTCAGGAAGTACAGAATTTGTTCGTAGCCCCGCCGAATGCTCTCATCCGTTTGCTCCCCCTGCCACACCGCATGGATATACTCCTCCAGAGCGTCATATTCCAGGGTCAGGAACTCAAAGTGATGAAGTACTCGGTGGCGCATAAAAAGCAAAAAATGGCCGCAAATATAAAAAGGCCCTTTTTATTCTGCTATAGTACTATCCTGCCAGCCATAAGTTGCACCCGGAAGAAATGCCATTGTAAATTGAAATAA carries:
- a CDS encoding META domain-containing protein, which gives rise to MRFALSVFCLLSLLASCQRLEKNAEPAPRLENNRWMLVQVEETPVPTPSYSLSARSYLEFASADHKTSGLAPCNTYGGTYTLGSTQGTLTISGQMSTRGTCPAQALEYRYLSGLTQTVRYEITGDELRLYGPDNSLQPKLTFNLAR
- a CDS encoding DUF2147 domain-containing protein, translated to MHLFLLLWFLAFGGAESTPTAKAIVGRWQPADKRGTLEIYEHQGRFYGKVAGPTKPRRLDTHNPDPKLRTRPILGVVILQNFRYDGQGSWKDGTIYDPNSGNTYSCILKLRNANTLVVRGYLGISLLGRTVVWTRAH
- a CDS encoding DUF1345 domain-containing protein; translation: MDVTTSPAPVDTVRPLISWRARIIRLVLALGGGASAFWWAPPDFPLNTQLMLAWDGFIVSILLLTWYTMAQANTAYIRQAASLIHPDRTRFVMLFITLLGSTASLAAVLLLLRGLEAMDYEERVEHILVSVVAVLTSWLLLHTLFTLRYAHIYFSKSLWPPHVQMGGLEFSGEPPTTYWDFAYFAFVIGMTAQTSDTGVSTLRMRQLVLYHSLLSFGFNTAVLALSINILSGLL
- a CDS encoding lipoprotein — protein: MKRFLLPLLSVALLSACNQTTQPAEQPTTATPAQTTNADTTAADATATAPAGQAPAAPAATPAAPAVEDVRLSLRFKPVAGAQPARTQAFLKLQGKETKEVDLGSFPGKPDVIDAAKAKRAGYPAGWITGFRSYDGASGTGADVAILPGTDATHLRIMQRRIDEAATETFTFQVARELSLAGPSNLSAAK
- a CDS encoding DsbA family oxidoreductase; amino-acid sequence: MKKITVEIWSDILCPFCYIGKRRLETAMARFPQRDLIEVKWRSFELDPAANPTPGVNQYTLLAAKYGKSESWAREMSANMTQMAAAEGLAFDFDRLVPTNSLRAHRLIHLASQHGKQDAAEERLFKAYLEEGLDINDTATLTRLAAELQLPAAEVEQLLQSDNFTEEVRHDEYQARQLGVRGVPYFVFDDKYAVSGAQPAELFEEVLQKVWEEARPQPVQLAGAEGAACDLESGTC
- a CDS encoding FAD-binding oxidoreductase; protein product: MEKNRVLPPISMRGEILQPQDAGYAAACHIYNGMIDKHPAMLVRCADVADVISAVNYAREEGMLLAIRGGGHSGAGLGMCNDGMVIDLSLMRGIHVDPEARTVLVEGGCTLGDVDHATHAFGLALPGGIISTTGVAGLTLGGGLGYLTRQYGLTIDSLLEADVVLANGHLVKASAEHNPDLFWALRGGGGNFGVVTSFLFRVHPADNVVAGPMLWPMEDAPEVLRWYGQFIKTAPETINGFFAFLTVPPAAPFPEHLHLKKMCGIVWCYTGPPSGAEAALQPARKFKTPALDMVGTLPMPALQSMFDGLYPPGLRWYWKADFVDELPEEAIAEHVRFGNLLPTMHSSMHLYPINGAAARVGRHDTAWNFRDTTWSMVIVGVDPDPRNDEKIMAWARAYWDALHPYAAGGAYVNFMMEEGDERIRDTYGANYPRLAKVKAQYDPQNLFRVNQNIKPAEREHIFT